Proteins encoded in a region of the Frondihabitans sp. 762G35 genome:
- a CDS encoding L-threonylcarbamoyladenylate synthase — MASLYDCAVDAELLTGMRLARGAIARGELVVIPTDTVYGIAADAFDALAVQRLLDAKGRSRQSPPPVLVKGPATLQALTETVPDLVQPLIDEFWPGGLTVILRAQPSLVWDLGETRGTVALRMPSNKLVLELLEETGPLAVSSANKTGLPAATTAAEAREMLGDSVEIYLDGGTVGTGYERRPGANSGSTIVDATAADEGVLRIVRHGVISDDEIRRVAGNDVVV, encoded by the coding sequence ATGGCTTCCCTCTACGACTGCGCCGTCGACGCAGAACTCCTCACCGGTATGCGCCTCGCGCGCGGCGCGATCGCCCGCGGCGAGCTCGTCGTCATCCCCACCGACACCGTCTACGGCATCGCGGCCGATGCGTTCGACGCTCTCGCGGTGCAGCGACTGCTCGACGCGAAGGGCCGGTCGCGCCAGTCGCCGCCCCCCGTGCTCGTGAAGGGGCCCGCGACGCTCCAGGCGCTGACCGAGACCGTGCCCGACCTCGTGCAGCCGCTCATCGACGAGTTCTGGCCCGGTGGGCTGACCGTCATCCTGCGGGCGCAGCCCTCGCTCGTCTGGGATCTGGGAGAGACGCGAGGCACCGTCGCCCTGCGCATGCCGAGCAACAAGCTCGTGCTCGAGCTGCTGGAGGAGACGGGTCCCCTCGCCGTCTCCAGCGCCAACAAGACCGGTCTCCCGGCCGCCACGACCGCCGCCGAGGCCCGCGAGATGCTGGGCGACTCGGTCGAGATCTACCTCGACGGCGGCACGGTCGGCACCGGCTACGAGCGGCGCCCCGGCGCCAACTCCGGTTCCACCATCGTCGACGCCACCGCGGCCGACGAGGGCGTGCTGCGCATCGTCCGGCACGGGGTCATCTCCGACGACGAGATCCGCCGCGTGGCCGGGAACGACGTCGTCGTATGA
- the prmC gene encoding peptide chain release factor N(5)-glutamine methyltransferase, whose product MTPAATTIASALGSARSVLSEAGIPQPDVDAALLLGHVLGLSRGEVATKEVIGTALDRADAARFDDLVSRRATREPLQHITGLAPFRSLELHVGPGVFVPRPETEGVAQIAIDALRAAPQESPIAVDLGTGSGALALALATEVPHAHVFAVELSPEAAVWTARNIASTGARVDLVVGDLADALPELDGSVSVVVSNPPYIPVGMVPRDPEVRLFDPDLALFGGADGLDVVRSLSARALRLLQPGGTLVIEHGEEQGAAIRDLLTRDGWRLAATHLDLTRRDRATTAVR is encoded by the coding sequence GTGACTCCTGCCGCGACGACGATCGCGTCGGCCCTCGGGTCGGCGCGATCCGTGCTCTCCGAGGCGGGGATCCCGCAGCCGGACGTCGACGCGGCGCTCCTCCTCGGTCACGTCCTCGGACTCTCCCGGGGCGAGGTCGCGACGAAGGAGGTCATCGGCACGGCCCTCGACCGCGCGGACGCCGCGCGATTCGACGACCTCGTGTCCCGTCGCGCCACCCGGGAGCCGCTGCAGCACATCACCGGTCTCGCCCCGTTCCGCTCTCTCGAGCTGCACGTCGGCCCCGGTGTCTTCGTCCCGCGCCCCGAGACCGAGGGCGTCGCGCAGATCGCCATCGACGCCCTCCGAGCGGCGCCGCAGGAGTCGCCGATCGCGGTCGACCTCGGGACCGGCAGCGGGGCGCTCGCCCTCGCCCTGGCGACGGAGGTCCCGCACGCGCACGTCTTCGCCGTCGAGCTGTCGCCGGAGGCGGCCGTCTGGACCGCCCGCAACATCGCCTCCACCGGTGCGCGCGTCGACCTCGTCGTCGGCGACCTGGCCGACGCCCTGCCGGAACTCGACGGCTCCGTGTCCGTCGTCGTCTCCAACCCGCCGTACATCCCGGTCGGGATGGTGCCACGCGATCCCGAGGTGCGGCTGTTCGACCCCGACCTCGCCCTGTTCGGGGGAGCGGATGGCCTCGACGTCGTACGCTCCCTCTCCGCCCGGGCGCTGCGGCTCCTGCAGCCCGGCGGCACCCTGGTGATCGAGCACGGCGAGGAGCAGGGTGCCGCCATCCGAGACCTGCTCACCCGCGACGGTTGGCGCCTCGCCGCCACCCACCTCGACCTCACCCGGCGGGATCGCGCCACCACCGCCGTCCGCTGA
- the prfA gene encoding peptide chain release factor 1: MFESVAVLLAEHEDLQNQLADPAVHADAARAKKINRRYAELSRIVAAHAAWKQADEDLEAARELAREDEAFAEEVPALEEILDTAQEKLRRLLIPRDPDDGRDVIMEIKGGEGGAESALFAADLLRMYSHYAESKGWKTELLERDESDLGGYKNVQVAIKSNTSDPAQGVWAHLKYEGGVHRVQRVPATESQGRIHTSTTGVLVFPEVDEPEEVEINQNDLKIDVYRSSGPGGQSVNTTDSAVRITHLPTGIVVAMQNEKSQLQNREAGMRVLRARILARQAEEQAAVASDARKSQIRGMDRSERIRTYNFPENRIADHRTGYKAYNLDAVMDGALEPVIESCIQADEEARLADIGDTGE; this comes from the coding sequence GTGTTCGAGTCGGTGGCGGTGCTGCTGGCCGAGCATGAGGATCTGCAGAATCAGCTCGCTGATCCTGCCGTCCACGCGGACGCGGCCCGGGCGAAGAAGATCAACCGGCGCTACGCCGAGCTGAGCCGGATCGTCGCCGCCCACGCCGCCTGGAAGCAGGCCGACGAAGACCTTGAGGCGGCGCGCGAGCTCGCCCGCGAGGACGAGGCCTTCGCCGAGGAGGTCCCGGCGCTCGAGGAGATCCTCGACACCGCGCAGGAGAAGCTGCGTCGCCTCCTCATCCCGCGCGACCCCGACGACGGCCGCGACGTGATCATGGAGATCAAGGGCGGCGAGGGCGGTGCCGAGAGCGCGCTATTCGCGGCCGACCTCCTGCGCATGTACTCGCACTACGCCGAGTCCAAGGGCTGGAAGACGGAGCTGCTCGAGCGCGACGAATCCGACCTGGGCGGCTACAAGAACGTCCAGGTGGCGATCAAGTCGAACACCTCGGATCCCGCGCAGGGCGTCTGGGCGCACCTCAAGTACGAGGGTGGCGTCCACCGCGTGCAGCGGGTCCCGGCGACCGAGTCGCAGGGCCGCATCCACACGTCGACGACGGGCGTTCTCGTCTTCCCCGAGGTGGACGAGCCCGAGGAGGTCGAGATCAATCAGAACGACCTCAAGATCGACGTGTACCGCTCCTCCGGTCCCGGCGGTCAGTCGGTCAACACGACCGACTCCGCGGTCCGCATCACGCACCTCCCGACCGGGATCGTCGTGGCCATGCAGAACGAGAAGAGCCAGCTCCAGAACCGCGAGGCCGGCATGCGCGTCCTGCGCGCCCGCATCCTCGCCCGCCAGGCGGAGGAGCAGGCGGCGGTCGCGTCCGACGCGCGCAAGAGCCAGATCCGCGGGATGGACCGCTCGGAGCGCATCCGCACGTACAACTTCCCGGAGAACCGCATCGCCGACCACCGGACCGGCTACAAGGCGTACAACCTCGACGCCGTGATGGACGGGGCCCTGGAGCCGGTCATCGAGTCGTGCATCCAGGCCGACGAAGAGGCACGCCTCGCAGACATCGGCGACACGGGCGAGTAG
- the rho gene encoding transcription termination factor Rho, translating into MTDITPGTPASSTDSTADLTALRLPALQALASTLGISGISKLRKGDLVTAIAAAQGRGGVDAPVDAEPAAESTVDEAPASDYAVAQESPADASAPAEAATEAPAAAPARAKRAPRRATAAAGAPEPRAAAGHANQAESGVSPLLELPTEVPSAVPVSTDTPAAEPAAADSTEATEAAPSEGSSRRRRGSRRATDAGGSPQAISEKPAETTPDITLDLPPRQSRADRTRAEQARLREQREAEAAAEAAADRVDEAAGAGDQADQGTPQNGQQSQNAQQPQNGQQGQGEQSSGGGRRNRNRNRGGQNGGQQNGQNNGGQNNGGQNNGGQNSGGQQNNGQQNGQNAAQQAPQSPQQAGSGQAPQSAPEIDDDRRQQGGQNNQSQAQQQRDDSEGGRGRNRQRDRKRGRSSQSDIDEPEITEDDVLIPVAGILDVLDNYAFVRTTGYLPGASDVYVSLGQVKKYHLRKGDAVVGAIRQPREGESQQGRQKYNAIVRIDSVNGQTVDEASKRVEFSKLTPLYPQERLRLETEPGKLSTRIIDLVSPIGKGQRGLIVSPPKAGKTLVLQAIANSIAKNNPEVHLMVVLVDERPEEVTDMQRTVKGEVIASTFDRPAEDHTTVAELAIERAKRLVELGHDVVVLLDSITRLGRAYNLATPASGRILSGGVDSSALYPPKRFFGAARNIENGGSLTILATALVETGSKMDEVIFEEFKGTGNMELRLSRHLADKRIFPAVDVNASGTRREEMLLSPDEVKITWRLRRALAGLDQQQALEIVLRNLKETQSNVEFLVQVQKSVPAANGHKED; encoded by the coding sequence TTGACCGACATCACCCCCGGAACCCCTGCCTCGAGCACCGATTCCACCGCAGACCTCACGGCGCTCCGACTCCCCGCGCTCCAGGCCCTCGCCTCGACGCTGGGCATCAGCGGTATCTCCAAGCTCCGTAAGGGCGACCTCGTCACCGCCATCGCCGCCGCGCAGGGTCGCGGAGGCGTCGATGCGCCGGTCGACGCCGAGCCCGCCGCCGAGTCCACCGTCGACGAGGCTCCCGCCTCGGACTACGCGGTCGCGCAGGAGTCTCCCGCCGACGCCAGCGCCCCCGCCGAAGCCGCGACCGAGGCTCCCGCCGCAGCGCCCGCTCGGGCGAAGCGAGCCCCTCGTCGCGCGACCGCCGCCGCCGGGGCACCCGAGCCGCGCGCCGCCGCCGGCCACGCCAACCAGGCCGAGTCGGGCGTCTCCCCGCTCCTCGAGCTCCCGACCGAGGTCCCCTCGGCGGTCCCCGTGTCCACGGACACCCCGGCAGCCGAGCCGGCCGCCGCCGACTCGACCGAGGCCACCGAGGCCGCTCCGAGCGAAGGCTCGTCGCGTCGCCGTCGCGGCTCGCGTCGCGCGACCGATGCCGGCGGCTCGCCGCAGGCGATCTCGGAGAAGCCCGCCGAGACCACCCCCGACATCACGCTCGACCTCCCGCCGCGCCAGTCCCGCGCCGACCGCACGCGCGCCGAGCAGGCCCGCCTGCGGGAGCAGCGCGAAGCGGAGGCGGCCGCCGAGGCCGCCGCCGACCGCGTCGACGAGGCCGCCGGCGCCGGCGACCAGGCCGACCAGGGCACGCCGCAGAACGGCCAGCAGAGCCAGAACGCCCAGCAGCCCCAGAACGGTCAGCAGGGCCAGGGCGAGCAGTCCTCCGGTGGCGGGCGGCGCAACCGCAACCGCAACCGCGGCGGCCAGAACGGTGGCCAGCAGAACGGCCAGAACAACGGCGGCCAGAACAACGGCGGCCAGAACAACGGCGGCCAGAACAGCGGCGGCCAGCAGAACAACGGCCAGCAGAACGGCCAGAACGCCGCGCAGCAGGCCCCGCAGAGCCCCCAGCAGGCGGGCTCCGGCCAGGCGCCGCAGAGCGCTCCCGAGATCGACGACGACCGTCGCCAGCAGGGTGGCCAGAACAACCAGAGCCAGGCCCAGCAGCAGCGCGACGACAGCGAGGGCGGCCGCGGTCGCAATCGCCAGCGCGATCGCAAGCGCGGACGCTCGAGCCAGAGCGACATCGACGAGCCCGAGATCACCGAGGACGACGTCCTCATCCCGGTCGCGGGCATCCTCGACGTGCTCGACAACTACGCGTTCGTCCGCACCACCGGCTACCTGCCGGGTGCGAGCGACGTGTACGTCTCGCTCGGTCAGGTGAAGAAGTACCACCTCCGCAAGGGCGACGCCGTCGTCGGCGCCATCCGCCAGCCCCGCGAGGGCGAGAGCCAGCAGGGCCGCCAGAAGTACAACGCCATCGTGCGGATCGACTCGGTCAACGGCCAGACGGTCGATGAGGCGTCGAAGCGCGTCGAGTTCTCGAAGCTGACGCCGCTCTACCCGCAGGAGCGACTCCGCCTCGAGACCGAGCCCGGCAAGCTCTCGACGCGCATCATCGACCTCGTGTCGCCCATCGGCAAGGGTCAGCGCGGCCTCATCGTCTCCCCGCCGAAGGCCGGCAAGACGCTCGTGCTCCAGGCGATCGCCAACTCCATCGCGAAGAACAACCCCGAGGTCCACCTCATGGTCGTCCTCGTCGACGAGCGGCCCGAAGAGGTCACCGACATGCAGCGGACGGTCAAGGGCGAGGTCATCGCCTCGACGTTCGACCGTCCCGCGGAGGACCACACCACCGTCGCGGAGCTCGCCATCGAGCGCGCCAAGCGACTCGTGGAGCTCGGTCACGACGTCGTCGTGCTCCTCGACTCGATCACCCGCCTCGGACGCGCCTACAACCTCGCCACTCCTGCCTCCGGCCGCATCCTCTCGGGCGGTGTCGACTCGTCGGCGCTCTACCCGCCGAAGCGCTTCTTCGGAGCCGCCCGCAACATCGAGAACGGCGGCTCGCTCACCATCCTCGCCACGGCTCTCGTCGAGACCGGTTCGAAGATGGACGAGGTGATCTTCGAGGAGTTCAAGGGCACCGGCAACATGGAACTCCGTCTCTCGCGCCACCTGGCCGACAAGCGCATCTTCCCCGCCGTCGACGTCAACGCCTCCGGCACGCGCCGCGAGGAGATGCTGCTCAGCCCCGACGAGGTCAAGATCACGTGGCGCCTGCGCCGAGCCCTCGCCGGGCTCGACCAGCAGCAGGCTCTCGAGATCGTGCTGCGGAACCTCAAGGAGACGCAGTCGAACGTGGAGTTCCTCGTGCAGGTCCAGAAGTCGGTGCCTGCGGCCAACGGCCACAAGGAGGACTGA
- the thrB gene encoding homoserine kinase, producing MTTGPAGHAAAPPTVVGRRVLVKVPATSANLGPGFDTLGIALSLYDELVVTATPGAGVAVHVTGVGAGEVPTDSSNLVVQAIVYAFEALGQEVPGLELRATNAIPHGRGLGSSAAAIVSGIMAAKGLLEGIVEVDASTLLRLATELEGHPDNVAPALFGGLTIAWTTSEGPSHKRLLVHRGVSPVVFVPESTLSTKLARSLQPASVPHEDATFNVSRSALLVAALIQSPELLLAATEDRLHQSYRASAMPETDVLIRMLRDAGLAAVVSGAGPSLLVLGSDPAQRLFAASLVDEHSVSTWRALMLAVDLKGATVVPHPVETTSVPPS from the coding sequence ATGACCACGGGCCCTGCGGGGCACGCGGCGGCCCCGCCGACCGTCGTCGGGCGGCGCGTGCTCGTCAAGGTCCCCGCGACCTCGGCGAACCTCGGCCCTGGCTTCGACACGCTCGGCATCGCGCTCTCGCTCTACGACGAGCTCGTCGTGACGGCGACCCCGGGCGCAGGAGTCGCGGTGCACGTCACCGGCGTCGGCGCCGGCGAGGTCCCCACCGACTCCTCGAACCTCGTCGTCCAGGCCATCGTCTACGCGTTCGAGGCCCTGGGGCAGGAGGTGCCCGGGTTGGAGCTGCGCGCGACGAACGCCATTCCGCACGGCCGGGGCCTCGGTTCGTCCGCCGCGGCGATCGTCTCCGGCATCATGGCCGCGAAGGGTCTGCTGGAGGGCATCGTCGAGGTCGACGCGTCCACGCTGCTCCGGCTCGCCACGGAGCTCGAAGGACACCCCGACAACGTGGCTCCGGCTCTCTTCGGAGGTCTCACCATCGCCTGGACGACGTCGGAGGGCCCCTCGCACAAGCGGCTGCTGGTGCACCGCGGCGTCTCGCCCGTCGTCTTCGTGCCGGAGTCGACGCTCTCGACGAAGCTGGCGCGGAGCCTGCAGCCCGCCTCGGTGCCCCACGAGGACGCCACGTTCAACGTCTCGCGCTCGGCGCTCCTCGTGGCGGCGCTCATCCAGAGCCCCGAGCTGCTCCTCGCCGCGACGGAGGACCGCCTCCACCAGAGCTATCGCGCGAGCGCCATGCCCGAGACCGACGTCCTCATCCGGATGCTCCGCGACGCGGGGCTCGCGGCCGTCGTCTCGGGTGCCGGCCCGTCGCTGCTCGTCCTCGGCAGCGACCCCGCCCAGCGCCTCTTCGCGGCCTCCCTGGTCGACGAGCACTCCGTCTCGACATGGCGCGCGCTGATGCTGGCCGTCGATCTCAAGGGTGCTACAGTGGTGCCGCACCCGGTAGAAACCACGTCCGTTCCACCCTCGTGA
- the thrC gene encoding threonine synthase produces MAHQWQGVLREYADRLDVTEATPIITLGEGGTPLIPAQALSDRTGARVFVKYEGMNPTGSFKDRGMTMAISKAVEHGAKAVICASTGNTSASAAAYAAHAGITAAVLVPEGKIAMGKLSQAVAHNGQLLQIQGNFDDCLDIARDLARNYPVHLVNSVNNDRIEGQKTGAFEVVDVLGDAPDFHFLPVGNAGNYTAYTRGYREDLEANRTTKLPRMFGFQAAGSAPIVGGSVVKHPETIASAIRIGNPASWQFALEARELTDGYFGAIEDAAILDAQRILSQEVGIFVEPASAISVAGLLERADAGQIPKGATVVLTVTGHGLKDPQWALKRADGSEVTPTVVAVDTDEVAGVLGLVRATR; encoded by the coding sequence ATGGCCCACCAGTGGCAGGGTGTCCTGCGCGAATACGCCGACCGTCTCGACGTGACGGAGGCCACCCCGATCATCACGCTCGGCGAGGGAGGCACGCCGCTCATCCCGGCGCAGGCTCTCAGCGACCGAACCGGCGCGCGCGTCTTCGTCAAGTACGAGGGGATGAACCCGACCGGGTCGTTCAAGGACCGCGGCATGACCATGGCCATCTCCAAGGCCGTCGAACACGGCGCGAAGGCCGTCATCTGCGCGTCGACCGGCAACACCTCGGCCTCGGCGGCCGCGTACGCGGCGCACGCCGGCATCACGGCGGCCGTGCTCGTCCCCGAGGGCAAGATCGCCATGGGGAAGCTGAGCCAGGCCGTCGCGCACAACGGGCAGCTCCTGCAGATCCAGGGCAACTTCGACGACTGTCTCGACATCGCGCGCGACCTCGCCAGGAACTACCCGGTGCACCTCGTCAACTCCGTCAACAACGACCGCATCGAGGGCCAGAAGACGGGCGCCTTCGAGGTCGTCGACGTGCTCGGAGACGCTCCCGACTTCCACTTCCTCCCGGTCGGCAACGCGGGCAACTACACCGCCTACACGCGCGGCTACCGCGAAGACCTCGAGGCGAACCGCACCACGAAGTTGCCGCGCATGTTCGGCTTCCAGGCCGCGGGCAGCGCCCCCATCGTCGGCGGCTCCGTCGTCAAGCACCCGGAGACCATCGCCAGCGCCATCCGGATCGGCAACCCGGCCTCGTGGCAGTTCGCCCTCGAGGCCCGCGAGCTCACCGACGGCTACTTCGGCGCCATCGAAGACGCGGCGATCCTCGACGCGCAGCGAATCCTCTCGCAGGAGGTGGGCATCTTCGTCGAGCCGGCCTCCGCGATCAGCGTCGCCGGTCTTCTCGAGCGCGCCGACGCCGGCCAGATCCCGAAGGGCGCCACCGTCGTCCTCACGGTGACGGGCCACGGCCTGAAGGATCCCCAGTGGGCTCTCAAGCGAGCCGACGGCAGCGAGGTCACGCCGACCGTCGTCGCCGTCGACACCGACGAGGTCGCCGGCGTTCTCGGACTGGTGCGAGCCACCCGATGA
- a CDS encoding homoserine dehydrogenase produces the protein MIEYRNVRVALLGAGSVGSQVARLLLEHGGELAGRAGAGLELTGIAVRDLDARRDVDLPRELFTTDAESLILGADIVVELIGGIEPARSLVLQALASGADVVTGNKALLASHGPELFDAAEQVGAQLYYEAAVAGAIPIIRPLRESLAGDRIQRIMGIVNGTTNFILDRMDTLGESLEAALERATALGYAEADPTADIEGYDAAQKATILASLAFHTTVPLVAVHREGITGVTQEQVVAARKAGYVVKLLAICERLVDDEGVDGVAARVHPALVPLGHPLAAVHGAKNAVFVEAEAAGDLMFYGAGAGGVETASAVLGDLVSAARRHVIGGPGLAESNRANLRVLPMAEVSTRYQITLDVADQPGVLATVAGLLAQHDVSVETVEQTAGVTREAGGQATATLIIGTHRARESALAATVADLTTTAVVFSVTSVLRVEGA, from the coding sequence ATGATCGAATATCGCAACGTCCGGGTGGCCCTCCTCGGCGCCGGATCCGTGGGCAGCCAGGTGGCGCGCCTCCTCCTCGAGCACGGCGGCGAACTCGCCGGGCGCGCCGGTGCGGGTCTCGAGCTCACCGGCATCGCCGTGCGCGATCTCGACGCCCGCCGCGACGTCGACCTGCCTCGTGAGCTCTTCACGACCGACGCCGAGTCGCTCATCCTCGGCGCCGACATCGTCGTCGAGCTGATCGGGGGCATCGAGCCCGCCAGGAGCCTCGTGCTCCAGGCCCTCGCCTCGGGCGCCGACGTCGTGACCGGCAACAAGGCGCTCCTCGCCAGTCACGGGCCGGAGCTGTTCGACGCGGCGGAGCAGGTCGGCGCCCAGCTCTACTACGAGGCCGCCGTCGCGGGCGCCATCCCGATCATCCGGCCGCTCCGCGAGAGCCTCGCGGGAGACCGGATCCAGCGGATCATGGGCATCGTCAACGGCACCACCAACTTCATCCTCGACCGGATGGACACCCTCGGCGAGTCGCTGGAGGCGGCGCTCGAGCGGGCGACCGCCCTCGGGTACGCCGAGGCCGATCCGACCGCCGACATCGAAGGGTACGACGCGGCGCAGAAGGCGACGATCCTGGCCAGCCTGGCGTTCCACACGACCGTGCCGCTCGTCGCCGTCCACCGCGAGGGCATCACGGGCGTCACGCAGGAGCAGGTCGTCGCGGCGCGCAAGGCCGGTTACGTCGTGAAGCTCCTGGCGATCTGCGAGCGGCTCGTGGACGACGAGGGCGTCGACGGGGTCGCCGCCCGCGTGCATCCTGCGCTCGTGCCCCTCGGCCACCCGCTCGCGGCGGTGCACGGCGCCAAGAACGCCGTGTTCGTCGAGGCGGAGGCCGCCGGCGACCTCATGTTCTACGGCGCCGGAGCCGGGGGAGTGGAGACCGCGTCGGCCGTCCTGGGCGACCTCGTCTCGGCCGCGCGGCGGCACGTGATCGGCGGCCCCGGCCTCGCCGAGTCGAACCGCGCCAACCTCCGCGTCCTGCCGATGGCCGAGGTGTCCACGCGCTACCAGATCACCCTCGACGTCGCCGACCAGCCCGGCGTGCTCGCGACCGTGGCCGGCCTGCTCGCTCAGCACGACGTGAGCGTCGAGACGGTCGAGCAGACCGCGGGCGTCACACGCGAGGCCGGGGGCCAGGCCACCGCTACGCTGATCATCGGAACGCACCGCGCCCGCGAGTCCGCTCTCGCGGCGACAGTCGCCGACCTCACCACCACAGCCGTCGTGTTTTCCGTCACGAGCGTGCTCAGAGTCGAAGGAGCCTGA
- the lysA gene encoding diaminopimelate decarboxylase, producing MTANPLAPAWLRVPDDADALDPRVWSRSARRDEAGVISVGGVSSADLAARFGTPLYVVDEADFRSRAEETRAAFDRALAGIGSRAIVYYAGKAFLSAEIARWVTAAGLRVDVCTGGELAVALAAGVTPARIGFHGNNKSRAEIDRAVGIGVGAIVIDSLVEIERIAGAAARHGVVQPVRLRVNSGVHASTHEYLATAREDQKFGIALSDTADAVGAIRSHPGLRFLGLHSHIGSQIFGTDGFAEAARRLLEVHADLLDGGEVPELNLGGGFGVAYTSVDDAADIGDLADGIAEVVASECARLGIAVPTVAVEPGRSIAGPAGTTLYTVGTIKDVQVTAESGETAVRRYVSVDGGMSDNARPALYRADYTVRLAGRRSGADPALVRIAGKHCESGDLVVLADYLPGDVAPDDLVAVPVTGAYCWSLASNYNHVGRPPVIAVLDGEARVIVHGETEDDLLARDAGITRAESTS from the coding sequence GTGACAGCCAACCCGCTCGCGCCCGCCTGGCTGCGGGTCCCCGACGACGCCGACGCGCTCGACCCGCGTGTCTGGTCGCGCTCGGCCCGGCGCGACGAGGCCGGCGTGATCTCCGTCGGCGGGGTCTCGTCCGCCGACCTCGCCGCTCGATTCGGCACACCGCTCTACGTCGTCGACGAGGCCGACTTCCGCTCGCGTGCCGAGGAGACCCGGGCCGCGTTCGACCGCGCCCTCGCGGGCATCGGCTCCCGGGCGATCGTCTACTACGCCGGGAAGGCGTTCCTCTCGGCCGAGATCGCCCGCTGGGTGACCGCCGCCGGGCTCCGCGTCGACGTGTGCACCGGTGGAGAGCTGGCGGTCGCCCTGGCCGCGGGCGTGACTCCCGCGCGCATCGGGTTCCACGGCAACAACAAGTCGCGAGCCGAGATCGACCGGGCGGTCGGGATCGGCGTCGGTGCGATCGTCATCGACAGCCTCGTCGAGATCGAGCGGATCGCCGGAGCCGCGGCTCGTCACGGCGTCGTCCAGCCGGTGCGCCTCCGCGTCAACAGCGGCGTCCACGCCTCGACCCACGAGTACCTCGCCACGGCCCGCGAAGACCAGAAGTTCGGCATCGCGCTCAGCGACACGGCCGACGCCGTCGGGGCCATCCGGTCGCACCCGGGTCTCCGTTTCCTGGGGTTGCACTCGCACATCGGGTCGCAGATCTTCGGCACGGACGGCTTCGCGGAGGCCGCCAGGCGCCTGCTCGAGGTCCACGCCGACCTCCTCGACGGCGGCGAGGTCCCCGAGCTGAACCTCGGCGGCGGCTTCGGCGTCGCCTACACGAGCGTCGACGACGCGGCCGACATCGGCGACCTCGCGGACGGCATAGCGGAGGTCGTCGCCTCCGAGTGCGCGCGGCTCGGCATCGCCGTCCCGACCGTCGCCGTCGAGCCGGGCCGCTCGATCGCCGGGCCCGCCGGCACGACCCTCTACACGGTCGGCACGATCAAAGACGTCCAGGTCACGGCGGAGTCGGGGGAGACCGCGGTCCGACGCTACGTCAGCGTCGACGGCGGAATGAGCGATAACGCCCGCCCCGCGCTCTACCGCGCCGACTACACGGTGCGGCTCGCCGGCCGCCGCTCGGGCGCCGACCCGGCGCTCGTCCGCATCGCGGGAAAGCACTGCGAGTCCGGCGACCTCGTCGTCCTCGCCGACTACCTCCCCGGCGACGTGGCGCCCGACGACCTCGTCGCGGTCCCGGTCACCGGCGCCTACTGCTGGAGCCTCGCCAGCAACTACAACCACGTCGGTCGTCCCCCCGTGATCGCCGTCCTCGACGGAGAAGCGCGAGTGATCGTGCACGGCGAGACCGAAGACGACCTCCTCGCCCGCGACGCCGGGATCACCCGGGCAGAAAGCACCTCATGA
- a CDS encoding LmeA family phospholipid-binding protein, with the protein MALVDGPKRRRGGRTALIVIAVLLIVLVVLAVAAEFAARSYAEGRAEKEIESSLPSGTTGRVGVDIRGFSVILQALGGSLDDVHLSSEDLVVSGVPLAFTADLTQVPLQSGATTGPVDATLTVSQEALNTTKAVTDIGGRVTLKPGDVVFDKTVKVLGLDLTAAVTAKPSLAADGKTIRITPTDAAISSSNSAISGAALLTYLKTLSFDVCAADYLPQGATVSRVTVADGSLALDLRSPGLPLTSAGLTETGSCS; encoded by the coding sequence GTGGCTCTCGTCGACGGCCCGAAGCGTCGCCGGGGCGGCCGCACGGCCCTCATCGTGATCGCGGTCCTGCTGATCGTCCTGGTGGTGCTCGCCGTGGCCGCCGAGTTCGCCGCCCGGTCCTACGCGGAGGGGCGCGCCGAGAAGGAGATCGAGTCGTCGCTGCCGAGCGGCACGACAGGTCGGGTCGGCGTCGACATCCGCGGCTTCTCCGTGATCCTGCAGGCGCTCGGAGGGTCGCTCGACGACGTCCATCTCTCCTCGGAAGACCTCGTCGTCTCCGGCGTCCCCCTCGCCTTCACGGCCGACCTGACGCAGGTGCCGCTCCAGAGCGGCGCGACGACGGGTCCGGTCGACGCCACCCTGACCGTCTCGCAGGAGGCCCTGAACACCACGAAGGCCGTCACCGACATCGGGGGCCGCGTCACCCTGAAACCCGGCGACGTCGTCTTCGACAAGACCGTCAAGGTCCTCGGGCTCGATCTCACCGCGGCCGTCACGGCGAAGCCATCGCTCGCAGCCGACGGGAAGACCATCCGGATCACGCCCACCGACGCAGCGATCTCGTCCTCGAACTCGGCCATCTCCGGTGCTGCGCTCCTCACCTACCTCAAGACGCTGTCCTTCGACGTCTGCGCCGCCGACTACCTCCCTCAGGGGGCGACGGTGAGCCGCGTGACGGTCGCCGACGGGTCGCTGGCCCTCGATCTGCGGAGCCCCGGCCTGCCGCTGACCTCCGCGGGGCTGACCGAGACGGGCTCGTGCTCGTGA